The Mucilaginibacter mallensis genome has a segment encoding these proteins:
- a CDS encoding gluconate:H+ symporter: MTLVIVLLCIAGLVILISACKINAFLSFLIISVIAGIALGVPAAQIPKSIEKGIGDTLGGLVIILCLGAMLGKLLAESGAAHKLADALMHAFGPKYIQWAMVVTGFVIGIPLFYGVGFVLVIPLIFSIAYQYKMPVIYIGLPMLAALSVTHGFLPPHPSPSALVMQFKASMGLTLLYGMAVAIPAIIIAGPLFTRTLKNLEVHPLQIFEPTKAAVEKTPGTATSFFTALLPVLLLMLTTLYPYIDNHHLPFQSTVALIGQPSVVMIISIIYATYSLGLKTGRGMAEIMTIYEDAVKDIAMIVLIIGASGALKQILTDSGASAQIAGMLQHVDLPPLVLGWLMATIIRVCIGSATVAGLTTAGLIAPLMLQTHTDPNLMVLAVGAGSLMFSHVNDSGFWMFKEYFNISVKDTLRSWSVMETLVGTVGIVGVLILNQFVK; the protein is encoded by the coding sequence ATGACATTAGTTATAGTGTTGTTATGTATTGCAGGCCTTGTTATCCTGATATCCGCCTGTAAGATCAACGCATTTTTATCCTTTTTAATCATCTCCGTAATAGCAGGTATAGCCTTAGGTGTACCGGCAGCACAAATTCCAAAATCAATTGAAAAAGGTATTGGTGATACTTTAGGTGGGTTGGTTATTATCCTGTGCCTTGGCGCTATGCTGGGTAAACTATTGGCCGAAAGCGGTGCTGCCCATAAACTGGCAGACGCATTAATGCATGCCTTTGGGCCCAAATATATTCAATGGGCTATGGTAGTAACGGGGTTTGTAATTGGTATCCCATTGTTTTATGGGGTGGGTTTTGTATTGGTTATACCGCTTATATTTTCCATCGCTTACCAATACAAAATGCCGGTGATATACATTGGCCTGCCTATGCTGGCAGCTTTATCGGTTACACATGGTTTTTTGCCCCCGCACCCGTCACCATCGGCTTTAGTTATGCAATTTAAAGCCAGTATGGGGCTTACGCTGTTATATGGTATGGCCGTAGCTATACCAGCTATAATTATTGCAGGGCCACTTTTTACCAGAACCTTAAAAAATCTGGAAGTACACCCCCTTCAAATTTTTGAACCAACAAAGGCCGCTGTTGAAAAAACTCCCGGTACGGCAACCAGCTTTTTTACCGCTTTATTGCCTGTGCTACTGTTAATGCTTACTACACTTTATCCTTATATTGATAACCATCATTTGCCTTTTCAAAGCACGGTGGCGTTAATAGGCCAGCCATCAGTAGTAATGATCATTTCTATAATTTATGCCACCTATTCATTAGGCCTTAAAACAGGCAGGGGTATGGCAGAGATCATGACTATTTATGAAGATGCTGTAAAGGATATTGCAATGATCGTTTTGATCATCGGTGCATCGGGCGCGTTAAAGCAAATTTTAACTGATAGCGGTGCAAGCGCGCAAATAGCGGGAATGCTGCAACATGTTGATCTGCCACCGCTTGTACTTGGGTGGCTAATGGCTACCATTATAAGGGTATGCATAGGCTCTGCAACAGTAGCGGGCCTTACCACAGCAGGCCTAATTGCCCCTTTAATGCTGCAAACCCATACCGATCCCAACCTGATGGTGTTGGCAGTTGGAGCAGGAAGTTTAATGTTTTCGCATGTTAACGACTCCGGTTTTTGGATGTTTAAAGAGTATTTTAACATCAGCGTTAAGGATACTTTGCGGTCATGGTCGGTAATGGAAACATTGGTGGGGACTGTAGGCATTGTAGGAGTTTTGATCTTAAATCAGTTTGTAAAATAA
- a CDS encoding glycoside hydrolase family 30 beta sandwich domain-containing protein, whose translation MNTSTYFKFMAIWIILPALLYSSCKKDLSNSSSNAAYAKSTIKAGKTSLAANEGVSVWETTADQSQLLAQQTGINFAADAGTNATTITVDETTTYQTIDGFGYCLTGGSASLINGLGANQSTFLNEIFSTAAGHMGSSFLRITIGASDLSASDFTYDDMPSGQTDVNLTNFSISQEMTDLIPVLKKIIAINPSVKILATPWTAPIWMKSNTTGNGGFTGGSLNTAYYDAYARYFVKYIQAMAAQGITIYAVTPQNEPLNANNNPAMTMQSNEEANFIKNNLGPQFASNGITTKIICYDHNCDQPGYPEAVLGDASANPYVDGSAFHLYAGDISALTTVHNAYPAKNVYFTEQFIGGPSNFGGDLSWHVNNLIIGAPRNWSRVVLEWNLAADPNYNPHTAGGCSNCLGAVTISGNRYTRNTAYYIIAHASEFVNAGAVRISSNTFSSSIQNVAFKNPDGTKVVIALNTASSSQTFKIKWGTESFTYTLPAGAVATFKWAGTQSSATSGPPIGQTITLKGFNGDYVSGEDGTTAMTCTRTTASTWEQFLVVDAGNGKIALQSMGKYVSSENGTQAITCNRTSYSAWEEFTWGVNADGTITLQGNNGDYISSEDGTQAMTCTRTSASGWESFGVNK comes from the coding sequence ATGAACACAAGTACCTATTTTAAATTCATGGCGATATGGATAATATTGCCTGCATTGTTGTATTCGTCCTGTAAAAAGGATCTCTCAAACTCTTCATCTAATGCAGCTTATGCCAAATCAACTATCAAAGCTGGTAAAACCAGCCTTGCAGCAAACGAAGGGGTAAGTGTATGGGAAACTACTGCGGATCAATCCCAACTGCTGGCACAGCAAACCGGCATAAACTTCGCGGCTGATGCGGGCACAAACGCCACAACTATCACCGTTGATGAAACTACTACCTACCAAACTATTGATGGCTTTGGCTATTGCCTTACCGGTGGCAGTGCCTCTTTGATTAATGGACTGGGTGCAAATCAAAGCACTTTTCTGAATGAGATCTTTTCTACAGCAGCGGGCCATATGGGTTCCAGCTTTTTGCGTATTACCATAGGTGCATCTGACCTCAGCGCATCTGATTTTACTTATGACGATATGCCATCAGGACAAACAGATGTTAATCTAACCAACTTCAGCATCAGTCAGGAAATGACCGACCTGATACCGGTTTTAAAGAAGATCATCGCCATAAATCCATCTGTAAAAATACTGGCCACACCGTGGACCGCCCCTATTTGGATGAAAAGCAATACTACAGGTAACGGCGGCTTTACCGGAGGTAGCTTAAATACAGCTTACTATGATGCTTATGCCCGTTATTTTGTAAAATACATACAGGCAATGGCGGCACAAGGAATCACCATTTATGCGGTAACGCCTCAAAACGAACCCTTAAATGCCAATAATAACCCCGCCATGACCATGCAATCAAACGAGGAGGCCAACTTCATTAAAAACAATTTGGGTCCGCAGTTCGCTTCTAATGGCATCACTACCAAAATTATATGCTATGACCATAATTGCGATCAGCCAGGCTATCCTGAAGCTGTTTTGGGGGATGCAAGCGCAAACCCATATGTTGATGGTTCTGCGTTTCACTTATACGCCGGTGATATCAGCGCTTTAACAACGGTGCATAATGCTTACCCTGCCAAAAACGTTTATTTCACAGAGCAGTTCATCGGCGGTCCGAGTAATTTTGGTGGCGACCTGTCATGGCATGTAAACAACCTCATCATTGGTGCCCCGCGTAACTGGAGTCGCGTGGTACTTGAATGGAACCTTGCCGCTGATCCGAATTATAACCCGCATACCGCAGGAGGATGCTCTAATTGTTTGGGTGCGGTAACCATATCAGGTAATCGCTATACACGAAACACGGCTTACTATATTATAGCTCATGCATCTGAATTTGTAAATGCAGGTGCAGTGCGCATTTCATCAAACACATTCTCAAGCAGTATCCAGAACGTTGCCTTTAAAAACCCTGACGGTACTAAAGTGGTAATAGCGCTTAATACCGCATCATCAAGCCAAACATTTAAAATAAAATGGGGCACCGAATCCTTCACTTATACACTGCCTGCCGGAGCTGTTGCTACCTTTAAATGGGCTGGCACGCAATCAAGCGCTACCTCAGGCCCTCCTATCGGTCAAACAATCACTCTTAAAGGTTTTAATGGCGATTATGTAAGTGGCGAAGATGGTACTACCGCCATGACCTGTACCCGCACAACCGCAAGTACATGGGAGCAGTTTTTAGTGGTTGACGCCGGTAATGGTAAAATAGCACTGCAAAGTATGGGCAAATATGTAAGCAGCGAAAATGGCACACAGGCAATTACCTGTAACCGTACCAGTTATAGCGCCTGGGAAGAGTTTACCTGGGGCGTAAATGCTGACGGCACCATAACACTGCAAGGCAATAACGGAGATTATATTTCAAGTGAAGATGGTACACAGGCCATGACCTGTACACGCACTTCAGCTTCAGGATGGGAATCATTCGGTGTAAACAAATAG
- a CDS encoding family 16 glycosylhydrolase has translation MKKQFPGFLTVAGVVLALGLMVTSCKKDISSTNTSKTPEAVNMVKPMANHKAVTYQLVWSDEFNGTSVDQTKWNIDNGNPGVNNEQEYYQAANVTETGGNLVITAKQQSVGGQPYTSAKLETSGKFSTQYGRIEARIQLPMVNGTWPAFWMLGNNISTVGWPNCGEIDIMEHVNTTNTILGTMHWNGGNGHVQYGSSTTTTPGSFHVYAVEWDNNSINWYVDNTLYVTGNIANNINNTGAFQLPFYLILNLAIGGDLPGNNIDNGSLPTSMLVDYVRVYKGVTTGGPPIGQTITLKGFNGDYVSSEDGTQAMTCTRTVAQGWEQFLVVDAGNGKIALESQGKYVSSENGTMPITCNRTTYGAWEEFTWGVNADGTITLQGNNGDYISSEDGTQAMTCNRTTASGWESFGVNQ, from the coding sequence ATGAAAAAACAATTCCCTGGTTTTTTAACCGTCGCCGGCGTAGTACTGGCGTTGGGCTTAATGGTTACATCCTGCAAAAAGGATATCAGCAGCACTAACACGTCAAAAACACCTGAAGCCGTTAACATGGTAAAGCCTATGGCAAATCACAAAGCCGTAACTTACCAATTAGTATGGTCGGATGAGTTTAACGGCACCAGTGTTGATCAAACTAAATGGAATATTGACAATGGCAACCCCGGCGTAAATAATGAGCAGGAATATTACCAGGCAGCCAATGTTACCGAAACAGGTGGTAACCTTGTAATAACCGCGAAACAGCAAAGCGTAGGCGGCCAACCTTATACATCGGCTAAACTGGAAACTTCGGGTAAGTTCTCAACCCAGTATGGACGTATCGAGGCGCGTATTCAACTGCCTATGGTAAATGGCACCTGGCCCGCTTTCTGGATGCTTGGCAACAACATTAGCACAGTTGGCTGGCCAAATTGCGGCGAAATTGATATTATGGAACACGTAAACACTACAAATACCATTTTAGGCACCATGCATTGGAATGGCGGTAACGGTCATGTTCAATATGGCAGCAGTACAACTACAACCCCTGGCAGCTTTCATGTTTATGCTGTTGAGTGGGATAATAACAGCATTAACTGGTATGTTGATAATACTTTGTACGTAACAGGCAATATTGCCAATAACATTAACAATACGGGCGCGTTCCAATTACCTTTTTACCTGATATTGAACCTGGCCATAGGTGGCGATCTGCCCGGCAATAACATTGATAATGGCTCATTGCCAACCAGTATGCTGGTTGATTATGTACGTGTGTACAAAGGCGTAACTACAGGTGGCCCTCCTATTGGCCAAACCATTACTTTAAAAGGCTTTAACGGCGACTATGTGAGCAGCGAGGATGGAACACAAGCCATGACCTGCACCCGAACCGTTGCGCAAGGCTGGGAACAATTTTTAGTAGTTGATGCAGGTAATGGAAAGATCGCATTGGAAAGCCAGGGTAAATATGTGAGCAGCGAGAATGGCACTATGCCTATTACCTGTAACCGCACAACTTATGGTGCATGGGAAGAATTTACCTGGGGCGTAAATGCCGACGGTACAATAACACTGCAGGGCAATAATGGCGATTACATATCCAGTGAGGATGGCACACAAGCCATGACCTGTAATCGCACAACTGCGTCAGGATGGGAATCTTTCGGGGTTAATCAATAA
- a CDS encoding glycoside hydrolase family 16 protein, with amino-acid sequence MKFLSLFAIVISISSVATAQHKPDTVFFENFNGKTLNRTVWNVEVTGHTVNNEQQAYVDSASVLSQANGLLSIKPVYHPGYVSDMKKQYDFLSGRINTRGKFEFTYGTVSARIKMTGGAGLWPAFWALGEGKWPDCGEIDMMETVGDSSWVSHALHGPGYFGNTPLAHRSFFPKGITVDQWHIYKVEWSADSLIFSVDDKVTYTVTRAMVEHYGRWAYDNPKYIILNFALGGGYPAGVNKVTTPYYGMPQSTVNKIKQGQAQMLVDWVLVTK; translated from the coding sequence ATGAAATTTCTATCATTATTTGCTATCGTAATTTCCATTTCATCTGTTGCAACCGCTCAGCATAAACCCGATACTGTATTTTTTGAAAACTTTAACGGCAAAACACTTAACCGTACTGTGTGGAATGTGGAGGTTACCGGTCATACAGTGAATAATGAGCAGCAAGCATATGTTGATTCAGCCAGCGTACTTTCACAGGCGAATGGACTTTTATCTATAAAACCAGTCTACCATCCCGGATATGTGAGTGACATGAAAAAACAGTATGATTTTCTATCAGGAAGAATAAATACACGTGGTAAATTTGAGTTTACCTATGGCACAGTATCAGCCCGGATAAAAATGACCGGTGGTGCTGGATTATGGCCTGCCTTTTGGGCCTTAGGTGAGGGTAAATGGCCGGATTGTGGCGAAATAGACATGATGGAAACCGTAGGCGATTCATCATGGGTTAGCCATGCGCTGCATGGGCCAGGCTATTTTGGTAATACGCCATTAGCCCATCGCTCCTTTTTTCCGAAAGGAATCACTGTAGACCAATGGCATATATATAAGGTTGAATGGAGTGCCGACAGCCTTATTTTTAGTGTGGATGATAAAGTAACCTATACCGTAACCCGTGCAATGGTTGAGCATTACGGTCGCTGGGCCTATGATAATCCCAAATACATTATCCTGAATTTTGCCCTAGGCGGTGGCTACCCCGCCGGCGTAAACAAAGTTACTACACCATATTACGGCATGCCGCAAAGCACCGTAAACAAAATAAAACAAGGCCAGGCCCAAATGTTGGTTGATTGGGTGTTGGTGACAAAATAG
- the treF gene encoding alpha,alpha-trehalase TreF translates to MKRLFLTLSIVLTYWVAYSQQLSPRQLYPGLFEAVQLSSVYADNKTFVDAIPRQPVKVIMSHYQAEKNKPGFDLSRFVNTYFTEPQVANSNFKSDVSAGVRKHIDTLWQVLSRQPDTAKGSSLLDLPHSYIVPGGRFREIYYWDSYFTMLGLQESHKTRMIENMVSNFAYLIDKYGFIPNGNRTYYLTRSQPPFFSLMVELLSRDDGAKILIKYQPEMLKEYAYWMKGAAGLKKGNASKHVVKLTGGEVLNRYWDASDQPREESYKEDVLSAKQTKEAAPVFYRNIRAAAESGWDFSSRWFSDPAKLATIQTTDLIPVDLNCLLYHLEQTIAQSYKLKGDKANYNLYQTKALHRKAAILKYCWDNNRGWFVDYNWHKKQVSAAKTLAGVFPLEFHIADTVQAVSVAVHLQTEFLQSGGLVTTLNTNGQQWDSPNAWAPLQYIAIYGLINYHQSRLARDIAMAWIKTNIRTFKKTGKLLEKYNVVDTHAQAGGGEYNLQDGFGWTNGVLLNLMDYYQVKR, encoded by the coding sequence ATGAAGCGTTTATTTTTAACATTATCTATAGTACTTACGTATTGGGTTGCTTATTCTCAGCAGCTTTCGCCGCGGCAATTGTATCCGGGGCTTTTTGAGGCGGTACAGCTTTCATCTGTTTATGCTGATAATAAAACTTTTGTCGACGCGATACCAAGGCAGCCGGTCAAAGTTATTATGTCCCATTACCAGGCTGAGAAGAATAAACCGGGATTTGACTTGAGCAGGTTTGTTAATACCTATTTTACAGAACCACAGGTTGCAAATAGTAACTTTAAAAGCGATGTATCAGCAGGTGTCAGGAAGCATATTGATACGCTGTGGCAGGTATTATCCCGCCAACCGGATACCGCTAAGGGATCGTCATTGCTGGATCTGCCGCATAGTTATATCGTACCAGGTGGGCGTTTCCGTGAGATCTATTACTGGGATTCGTATTTCACCATGCTTGGCTTGCAGGAGAGCCATAAAACCAGGATGATTGAGAACATGGTAAGCAACTTTGCTTACCTGATTGATAAATATGGCTTTATCCCTAATGGAAACCGTACTTATTACTTAACACGCTCACAACCGCCATTTTTCTCGCTGATGGTTGAGCTGCTTTCGCGTGATGATGGCGCTAAAATCCTCATAAAGTATCAGCCTGAAATGTTAAAGGAATATGCTTACTGGATGAAAGGCGCAGCGGGTTTAAAAAAGGGTAATGCCAGCAAACATGTTGTAAAGCTAACGGGCGGTGAAGTACTGAACAGGTATTGGGATGCATCCGATCAGCCGAGGGAAGAGTCTTATAAAGAGGATGTGTTATCAGCAAAGCAAACCAAAGAAGCGGCTCCTGTTTTCTATCGAAACATCAGGGCGGCCGCTGAATCAGGATGGGATTTTAGTTCGCGCTGGTTTAGTGATCCGGCTAAGCTGGCCACTATCCAAACTACTGATCTGATCCCTGTCGACTTGAACTGTTTACTATATCATTTGGAGCAGACCATCGCCCAAAGTTATAAGTTGAAGGGGGATAAGGCCAACTATAATTTATATCAAACTAAAGCTTTACACCGTAAAGCTGCCATACTAAAATATTGCTGGGATAATAACCGCGGTTGGTTTGTGGATTATAACTGGCACAAAAAACAGGTAAGCGCTGCTAAAACCTTAGCTGGTGTTTTTCCGCTTGAATTTCATATAGCTGACACTGTACAGGCGGTAAGCGTAGCTGTGCATCTGCAGACCGAGTTTTTACAGTCGGGTGGATTGGTAACAACCTTAAATACAAACGGGCAGCAATGGGATAGCCCTAATGCATGGGCACCACTACAATATATAGCCATTTACGGGTTGATCAATTATCATCAATCCAGGTTAGCCAGGGATATAGCTATGGCATGGATTAAAACCAATATCCGCACATTCAAAAAAACAGGAAAGCTATTGGAAAAATATAACGTAGTAGATACGCATGCACAAGCAGGCGGCGGCGAATATAATTTACAGGATGGCTTTGGGTGGACGAATGGGGTGCTGTTGAATTTGATGGATTATTATCAGGTGAAACGGTAG
- a CDS encoding cation diffusion facilitator family transporter: MKSRSFIFISLAVDLLIAISKFVAAAVTGSSSMLAEGIHSVIDAISQLLLIWGIKTSKRLPDADRPFGYGKELYFWSFIVSLVIFIVGGCISVYEGYMRLQRPGFEGHPGLNYLILAIAFVFNLVSMFSALKAFNLQRGKTSFWKAVIGTKDPSTIIVLLGDFGDLFGLVIAFLGVYLGRLFHNPYYDGVASMIIGVMLIIISGFLARESKSLLMGETISTKSLRRVVKLTEEDAAIIKVKKRSSMYMAPEEILLQMDAVFKDDLTTRQITDAIERITKAIQKEFPRMKQIFIEPVAK; encoded by the coding sequence ATGAAATCGAGGTCATTCATTTTTATTTCGCTGGCGGTTGATCTACTGATCGCCATATCAAAATTTGTCGCGGCTGCGGTAACAGGCAGTTCATCAATGCTGGCTGAAGGGATTCACTCGGTTATTGATGCGATCAGTCAGCTTTTGTTGATATGGGGAATAAAAACAAGCAAACGATTACCTGATGCTGATCGCCCATTTGGTTATGGTAAGGAGCTGTATTTCTGGTCGTTCATAGTATCGCTGGTTATTTTTATTGTAGGTGGTTGCATTTCGGTTTACGAGGGCTACATGCGCCTGCAACGGCCCGGATTTGAAGGCCACCCCGGCTTGAACTACCTGATATTAGCTATTGCATTTGTTTTTAATTTGGTTTCTATGTTTTCGGCTTTAAAAGCATTTAACCTGCAGCGGGGTAAAACTTCATTTTGGAAAGCTGTTATCGGCACTAAAGATCCATCAACTATAATTGTATTGCTTGGCGATTTTGGTGATCTGTTTGGGCTTGTTATAGCTTTTCTGGGTGTTTATTTAGGCAGGTTGTTTCATAATCCTTATTACGACGGCGTTGCGTCAATGATCATTGGGGTAATGCTTATCATTATATCCGGCTTCCTGGCCCGCGAAAGTAAAAGTTTGCTGATGGGTGAAACTATCAGCACCAAATCATTACGCAGGGTTGTGAAACTTACAGAAGAGGATGCGGCGATTATAAAAGTAAAAAAGCGTTCATCCATGTATATGGCTCCCGAAGAGATTTTATTACAGATGGATGCTGTTTTTAAAGATGATTTAACCACCAGGCAGATAACCGATGCTATTGAACGGATAACTAAGGCTATACAAAAGGAGTTTCCACGGATGAAGCAGATATTTATTGAGCCGGTGGCGAAGTGA
- a CDS encoding Crp/Fnr family transcriptional regulator produces MYMQLISYLQLLRNIPKEDENIIASYFAHKTFKEGDILFKEGKICRELFFVYEGVIRIVSINDKGIELTHFFCKENQFCTILQSFTDETPATAGIHAACDAEVLVITKSKLLDLYKQLPYMKEIIDELNQLRLIEKVNIRNTFLGEDAEGKYRLFVVQNPDIALRVPLKDIASYLGITPQSLSRIRKNIR; encoded by the coding sequence ATGTATATGCAACTCATCTCCTACTTACAGCTGTTAAGAAACATCCCCAAAGAAGATGAAAATATCATCGCTAGTTACTTTGCACATAAAACTTTCAAAGAAGGTGATATACTTTTTAAGGAAGGGAAAATTTGCCGGGAATTGTTTTTTGTTTATGAGGGAGTAATACGCATTGTATCAATAAATGATAAAGGGATTGAACTAACGCATTTCTTTTGTAAAGAGAACCAGTTTTGTACCATACTGCAAAGCTTTACCGATGAAACACCAGCTACAGCAGGCATACACGCGGCTTGCGATGCTGAAGTATTGGTGATTACTAAAAGCAAACTGCTCGACCTGTACAAGCAATTACCCTACATGAAAGAAATAATTGATGAGCTTAATCAACTGCGATTAATTGAGAAAGTAAACATCCGCAATACTTTTTTGGGCGAAGATGCCGAAGGCAAGTATAGGCTATTCGTGGTGCAAAACCCGGATATAGCCTTGCGCGTGCCTTTAAAGGATATTGCCTCCTATCTCGGCATCACCCCTCAGTCGCTCAGCCGTATCCGCAAAAATATTCGCTAA
- a CDS encoding SDR family oxidoreductase: METHKNNSSLTRKRVIILGGSSGLGLATAMAAANEGANVVIVSSNQQRIDNALKGLPSGTEGYAVNLSSEQNIKAFFDKIGNFDHLVYSAGENLNLNTIDQTDIEQARTFFNIRYWGAFAAVKYGSPNVNKGGSISLTSGTASARPGKGWSVASSICGAMEGFVRAMAVELAPIRVNSVVPGVVDTNLWDSMPAADRENLYQTMADAQLIKRVGEADDIALAFIYLMKQQYGTGQNIIVDGGAVLV, from the coding sequence ATGGAAACACATAAAAACAATTCATCCTTAACAAGAAAAAGAGTGATCATTTTAGGCGGAAGTTCGGGACTGGGTCTGGCAACTGCAATGGCAGCCGCTAATGAAGGTGCAAATGTTGTCATCGTATCGAGTAACCAGCAGCGTATCGATAACGCGCTGAAAGGTCTGCCATCAGGTACAGAGGGCTATGCCGTAAATCTTAGCAGCGAACAAAACATCAAAGCATTTTTTGATAAAATTGGCAATTTCGACCACCTGGTTTATTCGGCTGGGGAAAATTTAAATCTCAATACTATCGATCAAACTGATATTGAGCAGGCTCGTACTTTTTTTAATATACGTTACTGGGGAGCTTTTGCGGCAGTGAAATATGGTTCACCCAATGTTAATAAAGGCGGATCAATCTCTTTAACCAGCGGTACTGCCAGTGCAAGGCCGGGCAAAGGCTGGTCGGTAGCCAGCAGTATTTGCGGTGCAATGGAAGGTTTTGTACGGGCGATGGCTGTTGAGCTTGCCCCAATACGGGTAAATAGTGTGGTACCGGGCGTGGTAGATACCAATCTTTGGGACAGCATGCCTGCCGCCGACCGGGAAAACCTATACCAGACGATGGCTGATGCGCAACTCATAAAACGTGTAGGCGAAGCTGACGACATTGCCCTTGCTTTTATCTACCTCATGAAACAACAATACGGTACAGGCCAAAACATTATTGTTGACGGTGGAGCTGTGTTAGTGTAG
- a CDS encoding HdeD family acid-resistance protein — MELSVDGGFRQWWLLLIRGILFILVGIYMIASPATSVVALGFLFGLMILLAGISELLHVSNSRSSGNRNWHLGLGILEVILGIVFMSHIATSVAILRILVGLWFIFRGIALFNLSRILGASWVNKLGGIVTVIFGLLILFDVVFGSMTIILFVAIGFIITGFFNVWLGYSLKPRT, encoded by the coding sequence ATGGAATTATCAGTCGATGGTGGCTTCCGCCAGTGGTGGTTGCTTTTAATAAGAGGGATATTGTTTATCCTGGTAGGTATTTACATGATTGCCTCTCCTGCTACAAGCGTTGTAGCCCTAGGTTTTTTATTTGGGCTGATGATATTGCTGGCAGGTATCTCTGAGCTATTGCACGTATCAAACAGTCGCAGTTCCGGCAATCGCAACTGGCATTTGGGCCTGGGGATATTAGAAGTGATATTAGGCATTGTATTTATGAGCCATATAGCTACCAGCGTGGCAATATTGCGTATACTGGTAGGCCTGTGGTTCATTTTCAGGGGGATCGCCTTATTTAATCTCTCCCGTATTCTTGGCGCATCATGGGTAAACAAATTAGGTGGCATTGTAACCGTCATTTTTGGCCTGCTGATATTGTTTGATGTAGTTTTCGGCTCCATGACCATTATCCTGTTTGTTGCCATAGGCTTTATTATTACAGGTTTTTTTAATGTTTGGCTCGGCTATAGTCTTAAACCGCGTACCTGA
- a CDS encoding UBP-type zinc finger domain-containing protein has product MADQELCAHLLAIKTVKLSDDHVCEECIKHNQDWVHLRTCQTCGITLCCDDSPHKHMTQHYHATHHPVIASAEEGERWLWCYPDEAFAEY; this is encoded by the coding sequence ATGGCAGATCAGGAACTTTGCGCGCACCTTCTTGCAATAAAAACTGTAAAACTCAGCGACGATCATGTTTGCGAGGAATGTATTAAACATAACCAGGACTGGGTACACCTGCGTACCTGTCAAACCTGCGGCATAACACTTTGCTGCGATGATTCCCCACATAAACATATGACCCAGCATTATCATGCCACTCACCACCCTGTTATAGCCTCGGCCGAAGAAGGCGAACGTTGGCTATGGTGCTACCCGGATGAAGCATTTGCTGAATATTGA
- a CDS encoding Rrf2 family transcriptional regulator — MDNVQFATATHILTLLTVTEGVVPSAYLAGSININPAMVRKALITLRTHGLVETKEGKGGGAILAKPADKILLSDVYHAVNSTPLLGKANRPNPDCLVGKQINDHLIELYTQADNALINKLSTITLADFVKKFK; from the coding sequence ATGGATAATGTTCAATTTGCTACTGCTACACATATACTCACGTTACTAACCGTAACCGAGGGTGTTGTCCCATCTGCCTATCTGGCGGGGAGCATTAACATTAATCCGGCTATGGTACGCAAAGCATTAATCACCTTACGTACACACGGCTTAGTTGAAACTAAGGAAGGAAAAGGCGGCGGAGCAATATTAGCCAAACCAGCTGATAAGATCCTGCTTTCGGATGTTTACCACGCAGTAAACTCTACTCCCCTGCTTGGTAAGGCCAATAGACCGAATCCTGATTGCCTGGTTGGCAAACAAATTAACGATCATTTGATCGAGCTATACACGCAGGCGGATAATGCACTCATCAATAAATTAAGCACCATAACACTGGCTGATTTTGTAAAGAAATTCAAATAA